TTTGGCGAAGTCAATCGTATTTCACCAGAGGCCCCAGTTCCTGTGGTAAAGGTTGAATCAGTAGAAGAGCGCCCAGGCGGGGCGGCTAACGTTGCTAAAAATATCGCTGCACTCGGTGGTCAAACTGGATTGCTATCTGTTGTTGGTGATGATGAACCTGCAAGCGCACTAGAAAAACTATTGGTAGCCGATCAGATCGATGCTGGTTTATTAAGAGATGCATCACTAGTCACCACCGTTAAGTTACGCGTGATTGGTAGACAACAGCAACTCATTCGGATCGATTTCGAAACCATGCCAAGCCATGAAGTGCTTGCTGCAAAGTTGGCTGATTTCGAAGCCCGCCTCCCTAACGTAGATGTCGTGATTTTGTCTGACTATGGTAAGGGCGGCCTAACCCACATCCGTAAGATGATTGAACTAGCAAGGGCAGCAGGAAAGCCTGTCTTAGTCGATCCTAAAGGGGCGGACTGGTCTCGCTACGAAGGGGCAACGCTAATTACACCTAATAGAAGTGAGTTTAAAGAAGTTGCCGGTGGCTGGTCAAACGAAGAGGAATTAATTCAAAAAGCGAATGCAGTCAGGGAGCGTTTTAATCTAGAAGGCTTGCTAGTGACTCGCAGCGAAGAAGGGATGACCTTGTTCCTTGAAGGCGCAACCTTCCATCAGCCAACCTTTGCCAGAGAAGTGTTTGATGTGACTGGTGCGGGTGATACTGTGATTGCCACCTTGGGCCTCATGCTGGCCGCAGGTGAATCCATGCAGTCTTCTGTTGAATGGGCAAATAGAGCAGCAGGCATTGTTGTTGGTAAATTGGGTACTGCTGTGGCGCTACCTGAAGAACTCTTACCAGCATAAAAGAATTGAACGGAGAAGTAATATGTATGTTGTAACCGGTGCAGCAGGCTTTATTGGTTCCAATCTTGTAAAAGCGCTGAATGAGCGTGGCATTACCAATATTCTAGCGGTAGATAACCTCACAAAAGGTGACAAATACCGGAACTTGGTTGATTGTGAAATTGCCGATTTTCTGGATAAAGAAGATTTCATCCAGTTAGTGGCCGAAGGTGAGCTAGACGGCCAACTAACCATGATTTTCCATCAAGGCGCATGTTCAGACACGATGGAACATAATGGCCGTTACATGATGGAAAACAACTACCGTTATACGCTGAATCTGTTTGAATTCTGCCAACGAGAAGAAATTCCATTTATTTACGCCTCTAGTGCCGCCGTTTATGGCGCGACAGAAGTCTTCCGTGAAGAACGCGAGTTTGAAGGGCCATTGAATGTCTATGGGTATTCTAAATTCCTGTTCGACCAAATCATTCGTCAACGAATCGATACCCTAACCGCCCCTGTGGTTGGTTTGCGATACTTCAATGTCTATGGTCCACGTGAGCAGCATAAGGGGCGCATGGCATCAGTTGCCTACCACCTATACAACCAGTACTGGGAAAACGGCAAAATTAAGCTTTTCGAAGGATGCGATGGTTACGCCAATGGCTCTCAAATGCGAGATTTCATTTCCGTTGAAGATGTGGTGAAGGTCAATCTTCATTTTATGGATCATCCAGAGGTTGCTGGTATTTTCAACTGCGGTACAGGGCGTGCACAAAGCTTTAATGATGTAGCGGTGACGGTCGCTAATACTTGCCGACATGCAGAGGGTAAATCTATCCTGTCCCTAGAAGAACTGGTCAAAGAAGGGATTTTAGAATACATCACCTTCCCGGATGCACTAAAAGGAAAATATCAAAGCTTTACAGAGGCGGATACGGTCTTACTAAGGGAAGCTGGATATGAAGACGATTTCCTAACTGTACAAGAAGGTACTTCCCGTTATGTGGAGTCTAGACTAAAGGCAGACGGCAAAGCATAAATCTTGACCTATACCAGTAAAAAAGCCCAAGCTGATGTCTTGGGCTTTTTTACTGGTTACGGCGCAGGGTTCGGGTGCTGAGTATGTACCGCTTCAATTGCCTGCAGTATTTCTTCGCTTAGGGTGATATGAACACTTTCAATGTTTTCTTTTAATTGATCAATATTAGTCGCACCAATTAAGTTGCTGGAGACAAAAGGGCGCTGATTGATAAAGGCAAGTGACATTTGTGTTAAAGATAGCCCATATTGCTTTGCAATGGCGGCATATGCAGCGGTTGCCGCTGTGGCTTGGGGATTTGTGTAGCGACTAAAGCGCTCAAACAAGGTTAATCTGGCACCATCAGGCTTTTGGCCATCTAAATATTTGCCAGATAAAACACCAAATGCAAGTGGTGAGTACGCTAGTAATCCAACCTGCTCACGGTAAGAGAACTCTGATAGTCCGACTTCAAATGAGCGATTCAGTAAATTGTACGGGTTTTGAATACTAACAATTCGCGGTAAGTTAAATTTGTCCGCATATTTTAGGAACTGAGCCACACCCCAAGGTGTTTCATTTGAAACACCAACGTACCGAATTTTTCCAGACTTAACTAGTTCGCTTAGTGCGTATAAGGTTTCCTCAATTGCTACGGCGCCAGGGTTGTTTTCTTCTTCTTTAAACCCAAGTTGGCCGAACATGTTCGTTTTACGGTCTGGCCAATGCAATTGGTAAAGATCAATATAATCAGTTTGTAATCGCTTCAAAGAACCTTCCACTGCAGTGCTTAAGTTCTTTAAATTAAAATTTAGCTCTCCATTTCGTACATACCCTGGTTGTTTAGGGTTCTGTGCCGGTCCTGTTGCTTTGGTGGCCAGTATCCAATCCTGACGATCGCCAAACTTAGCAAAATATTCGCCAACGATCTTTTCTGTGGCACCTTGTGTTTCAGGCTTGGGTGGGACAGGGTACATTTCCGCGACATCAATTAAATTAATGCCACTTGCTTTGGCGAAAGTAATTTGAGAATGTGCATCATCTAACGTATTTTGCTCACCCCATGTCATGGTCCCTAAACCAATGAGGCTTACACGAACATCTGTTGTACCAAGTTGTTTATATTGCATCTATGCTGTGCCTTATTAAAAAAAGAGGTAATGTGACTTAGCAAGAGTACGCTAATGTTAACGCTTATATGGATCTAAAATTTAAGATAAATCGAATTAAATCTTAAATGTATTCAACATGCAGATGAAAGACTTTGCTCTTATTTGTATATGAAAAGATAACACAGTAGAAAGGCTTGATGATGTCAAAATTTCAAGGCGCTATCTTAGCGCCAATCCCTGCATTTGCAAGGCACTTACTATGGAAGATACAAGACTTGGCGAAAGTTGAGTTCGCATTAGATGCGATTAAAGAGTTTATTGATGGCGAAAAAATAGCCATTGGGTATGGGAAAAAACTAGTTGATTTGTTAGGGATTGAGAACAATCAGTTAAAGGCGTTTCACCCCCCTGTTGGTGCCCAAAGAGATATTCCCTCTAATGAATATGATTTGTGGCTATGGATCCGTTCTGCGGAGATTGGCGAATTGGTTCACCTCCAGCAGTTACTAGAAAGTAAATTAGCTGGATTGTTTGTGCTTGAAGATGTCGTTCAATGCTTCAAATACAAAGAAGGTCGGGATTTAACCGGCTATGAGGATGGTACAGAGAACCCTGTGGATAAGGATGCCTTGAATGTTGCGGTAGGGGATATGAATGACGCCTATGCTGTTTTGCAAATTTGGCAACATAACCTTAATCGATTTCATTCATTCACGCCTGAAGAGAAGGATCTTCTAATTGGAAGAAGGCTAAAAGATAACGAAGAAATAGAAGACGCGCCAGATTCCGCACATGTGAAAAGAACGGCACAAGAAAGCTTTGAGCCAGAAGCATTTATGGTTAGACGATCAATGCCATGGTCAGACGGTTGTAGTAGTGGATTAGCTTTTTTGTCGTTTGAAAAGAATGGGATGAACGCTTTTGAAAGCCAATTCAAAAGAATGCTTGGGCTTGAAGATGGGGTTGAGGATGGACTGTTTCGATTTTCGGTACCAATAAAAACATCTTACTTTTGGATACCGGAAGTTTAGATGAGATGTAAAAAAAGGCCACCCAAAGGTGGCCTCAATCGTGTCAATCAACGGAGTATCGCTTAAGACTTAGAAGTCGTGTGACAAACCAATGCTGATTGTACGTGCACTAGTATTGCCGGTGGAGGCACTTACTGCTTTGCGATTAATCTTGTCATTCAGATACTCAGCGAAAACGAGTGTGCGCTTAGAAAGTGCATAGTGTGCACCTAGTGTTAGGCGCTTTGCTTTGAAGTCATTTGTGTCTTCAATACCATCGTTTTTCTTGGCTGTAAATTGACCATAAAAAGCACGTAAGGTTACTTGAGGGGTTGCTTTATAGTTTGCAAAAAGGCCATAACCTTTGTTTTCTACCTTGGAAGCAGCATTGTTTTGCTGTTTATACAACTGGCCGCCTAAAGTTAACTCTGGCAACACGTCGTACGCAATACTTACAAGGTTGGCGGTTTCTTTGTTAGCACTGCCAGAAACAGAGGGGGCACCTGTTTTGTTTTGTTCGAAACCCCAATCAATAGATAGTCCATTACCAGAGTAAGATAATCTAGTAGAAATACCTTTGCCTGCCTTAGAAGTTGATGTGGCATTTTCATTGAGATAATACTCAACAGCACCACTGAAACCATTTAAATTAGGGCTTGTATAGTGAATGGCATTATTTTTGCGGTTCTGCTTAACGTTGATAGGGAAATTATAAACCCCATTAGTAACAGAGCTATCAGGATCTGTGTTGTTTTGCTCAAAGAAACCGTTTATACGGTCACTACCAATAAATCCATCAAACTTTGACCCAACGTTATCATATGGAGAGGTAATGCGCCCCAATTTTAATGTGCCAAGTTTTGCGTCGCTTAAACCAACGAAGGTGTCACGTGTTGCAAGAAGACCATTGCCGTTTAATTTTTTTGAGCTAGACAGTGTATCCATGCTTGCATCATCGGCGTTAATACCGCCTTCAGCTTGCCAAACGGTTTTTAGGCCATTACCTAGATCTTCTTCACCTTTGAAACCAATGCGACTTTTAAAGCTAGAAATTTTTGTCTGTGATGTGTGAGAGGTTGAGTTGAGGGTCGTTGTGTTGGCGTCAGAATTTAAAAATTCAACACCCATACGAATTTTACCGTAAATAGTCACATTGCCGCTGTCGGCGAAGACCGTTGGAGAAACGAAAACACCAGCAACGGCTAGTGCAATAACTTTACGCATTTTTAACTCCCTGTTAAAACGTGTTAGAAGGACAGAGAGCGTTATACAGAGGGGAGATTACGAAGTGATTACGTTTATGTGACGGTGAAGTCAGTTAGAGGTGAGTGTTTTAAACGAAGAGAAATAGAAAAGAAAAAAGGCTGCATAGAAAACTAGGCAGCCTTTTAAAATATTTGTGGCCAGAGGCAGAATCGAACTGCCGACACACGGATTTTCAATCCGTTGCTCTACCGACTGAGCTATCTGGCCTATTTTTCTGTGGCCGGAGGCAGAATCGAACTGCCGACACACGGATTTTCAATCCGTTGCTCTACCAACTGAGCTATCCGGCCAAACACAGAAGTCGTGCATTAAACACTAAGAAAAAGCGCGTGTCAACTATTTATGCTTGAAGCGGGTGAATTAATTAAATGAAATAAAGTAGGGAGGGGGATTGAAGTATTACTTACTAACAGGCGTGATATCAGTGGCGGTAATTGTTAATGGGAGGTTGACACATAACATCGGTACGCAATTATTAGTGTAAGTGAGCTTTTTTGTACAAAATTGAAAATTACTGTTGACACAAGTTTTTAATGTCTGCATAATGCGCATCTCTTTTGGAGGGGTTCCCGAGCGGTCAAAGGGATCAGACTGTAAATCTGACGGCACTGCCTTCGAAGGTTCGAATCCTTCCCCCTCCACCAGAAGAATGCTGCAACTAGCGGTCAGAGACGAGGTTGTGTTAAGAAATACAGTCCGAATACTCGACAGAGGTTTTTTAGGGCGGGTGTAGCTCAATGGTAGAGCTGAAGCCTTCCAAGCTTAAGACGAGGGTTCGATTCCCTTCACCCGCTCCAGGTTTCTAGTTGTGCCCATGTAGCTCAGCGGTAGAGCACTCCCTTGGTAAGGGAGAGGTCACGAGTTCAATTCTCGTCATGGGCTCCAACCGCCCTTGGTTGGGTTGTGAACTTTCGCATCTATCTATTTATAAGACGAGGTTTTGCGCAATGGCTAAGGAAAAATTCACGCGGACGAAGCCGCACGTAAACGTAGGTACTATCGGTCACGTTGACCATGGTAAAACTACATTGACAGCAGCGATCACTACAATTCTTTCTAAGAAATTTGGTGGCGAAGCTAAGGGTTACGATCAGATTGATAGCGCGCCAGAAGAAAAGGCGCGTGGTATTACGATTAACACAGCACACGTAGAGTATGAGACAGAAACACGTCACTACGCTCACGTTGACTGCCCAGGTCACGCTGACTATGTTAAGAACATGATTACTGGTGCAGCGCAGATGGATGGCGCGATTCTAGTATGTTCGGCAGCTGATGGTCCTATGCCACAAACTCGCGAGCACATCTTGTTGGCTCGTCAGGTTGGTGTTCCATACATCATCGTGTTCTTGAACAAAGCAGACATGGTTGATGATGCTGAGTTGCTAGAGTTGGTTGAGATGGAAGTTCGTGAATTGCTATCTAGCTACGACTTCCCAGGTGATGATACTCCAATCGTTATCGGTTCTGCTAAGTTGGCGTTGGAAGGTGATCAAGGTCAATACGGCGAGCCAGCAATTCACAAGCTAGCTGAAGCTTTGGATTCTTATATTCCAGAGCCAGAGCGTGCAGTTGATGGTACTTTCTTGATGCCAGTTGAAGATGTATTCTCAATTTCTGGTCGTGGTACAGTGGTTACCGGCCGTATTGAGCGTGGTATCGTTAAAGTTGGTGAAGAAGTTGAGATTGTTGGTCTGAAAGCAACTCAGAAAACAACATGTACCGGTGTTGAAATGTTCCGTAAGTTGTTGGATCAAGGTCAAGCTGGTGATAACGTTGGTGTATTGTTGCGTGGTACAAAGCGTGAAGACGTTGAGCGCGGTCAAGTATTGGCTAAGCCAGCATCTATCAACCCACACACAAAATTCAGCGCAGAAGTTTACGTGTTGTCTAAAGATGAAGGTGGTCGTCATACACCATTCTTCAATGGCTATCGTCCACAGTTCTACTTCCGTACAACAGACGTAACTGGTGCAGTTGAATTGCCAGAAGGTACAGAAATGGTGATGCCAGGTGATAACGTGTCAATCAAAGTTGCTTTGATTGCTCCGATCGCGATGGAAGACGGTTTGCGTTTTGCTATTCGTGAAGGTGGTCGTACCGTAGGTGCGGGCGTTGTTGCTAAGATCATCGAGTAATCGATAGTTGTTCACGAGGGTGAAATTGTCACCCTCCTTACAGGCCAGTAGCTCAATTGGTAGAGTATCGGTCTCCAAAACCGAGGGTTGGGGGTTCGAAGCCCTCCTGGCCTGCCATTCACTCAAGTAGTGCAAATAGAGCATTATCAATAATGACTACGATTGATAAATCAAAACTAGCCGCATCCATCTTATTGGTCGCGGCTGGTCTTGTTGTATTTTATTCGATTCACTCACTTCCAGGCTTTGCCCGTGGAGGCATCGTTTTGGTGTCTGTTGTGGCAGCTTTGGTGTTGATGTTGACGACAGAAATGGGTTCTTCGTTTAAGGGTTATGCGGCAGATTCTCTGAAAGAGGCGAAGCGTGTAACGTGGCCAACGAGAAAAGAAACGTTGCAAATGACGGGTGTTGTTTTGTTGTTTGTAGTGGTGCTTGCGATCTTTATGTCGTTGGTGGATTGGAGTTTGGGTAAATTCTTTTACTCGTTTCTATTGAATAGGGGTTGAACATGGCGATGAGATGGTATGTTGTTCATGCCTATTCAGGTTTTGAGAAGAGTGTGCAAAGAGCGCTACAAGAAAAAATTAATCGTAGCGAACTTCTTGAAAAGTTTGGTAGAATCTTGGTCCCTGTCGAAGAGGTGGTCGAGGTTAAGGGTGGTCACAAAAGTATTACCGAGAGAAAGTTTTTTCCGGGGTACGTTTTGGTTGAGATGGATATGTCCGACGAGACGTGGCATTTGGTGAAAAGTACACCAAAAGTCACTGGTTTTGTTGGTGGTTCTGGAAACCGTCCTGCGCCTATTTCGCAAAAAGAAGTAGACGATATCTTGCATCAAATGCAAGAAGGTGTTGAAAAGCCAAAACCTAAGATTCTTTTTGAGGTCGGCGAGTCGGTTCGTGTGATTGACGGGCCATTCACTGACTTTAATGGGTCTGTGGAAGAAATTAATTACGATAAAAGTAAGTTGCGTGTTTCTGTTCTTATTTTTGGTCGTGCAACACCGGTAGAATTGGATTTTTCTCAGGTCGAGAAGCTTTGAGTCTTCTTGATGAGATAAAAATGCCTCACATATTGAATGTGGGGCGTTTGTATGTAACGGGGAGCAGTATTAATTTCTGCGTTATTACCCATTTGAAGGAGTAGTATTGTGGCAAAGAAAATTGTTGGCTTAATTAAGCTACAAGTGCCTGCAGGTAAGGCAAATCCATCTCCACCTATTGGTCCAGCGCTAGGTCAGCGCGGTCTAAATATTATGGAATTTTGTAAGGCCTTTAACGCGGCTACACAAGGTGTAGAGCCAGGTCTGCCAATTCCAGTGGTAATTACAGCTTACGCGGACAAGTCTTTCACATTCGTGATGAAGACTCCTCCAGCTACTATCTTGATCAAAAAAGCAATTGGTCTACAAAAAGGTAGTCCGAAGCCTCATACCGACAAAGTTGGTAAGTTGACTCGTGCTCAAGCTGAAGAAATTGCAAAAACAAAAATGCCAGACTTAACAGCTGCTGATTTAGATGCTGCTGTTCGTTGTATTGCTGGTAGCGCCCGTTCAATGGGCGTAGAGATGGAGGGTTAATCATGGCGAAAATCTCTAAGCGTTTGAAAGAGCTTCGTTCTAAAGTTGACTCTACAAAACTATATCCAATCGAAGAAGCATTGGGTTTGATTAAAGAAACTGCATCAGCAAAGTTTGATGAGTCTGTAGATGTATCAGTTAACCTAGGTGTTGATGCACGTAAATCTGACCAGGTTGTTCGTGGATCAGTAGTGTTGCCGCGTGGTACAGGTAAGTCTGTTCGTGTTGCTGTTTTTGCACAGGGTGCAAACGCAGAAGCCGCTAAAGCAGCTGGTGCAGATATTGTTGGCTTTGAAGATCTAGCAGAGCAAATCAAAGGTGGCATGCTTGACTTTGATATCGTAATTGCAACACCAGATGCAATGCGTATCGTGGGTCAATTAGGTCAAGTGTTGGGCCCGCGTGGTCTAATGCCTAACCCTAAGGTTGGTACTGTTACTCCTGATGCAGCAACCGCTGTGAAAAATGCTAAGGCTGGTCAGGTTCAATACCGTACAGACAAAGCAGGTATCATCCATTGCACAATTGGTCGCGCTTCATTTGAACAAGCTGCTTTGCGTGAAAACCTAGGTGCGTTGATCGAGGCGTTGGTAAAAGCCAAGCCAGCATCAAGCAAAGGTGTTTACCTTCGCAAGGTCGCAGTTAGCAGCACCATGGGCTTGGGTGTGCGTGTAGATACAGCAACCGTACAAGCTTAATAAAGAATAAGTAGTGAGATCGCAAGATCTCATGCTTTGGGCTGCAAGTTAGATTTTCTAACTTGCAGATCGTCAAAGACCGCAGGTTGTTAATTCTGTCAAAAACAGAAGCCTGCGCAGATGGTGATCCCTAATGCAGGAATTTAGATTAAACACTCCTGAACTAAGGTCGCCGAGGTGAAATTCTGGTAACGGAATTTCGTGTTAATAGGAGGATAGGCCTTGGGTCTCAATCTCGAAGATAAAAAAGCCGTCGTGGCTGAAGTCGCTGCAGAAGTTGCAAAGGCTCAGACCATTGTTTTGGCTGAATATCGTGGTATCCAAGTTAGCCAACTTACTCAACTTCGTGCAAATGCTCGTAAAAGTGGCGTTTACCTGCGTGTATTGAAAAATACATTGGTACGCCGTGCTGTTCAGGGAACTTCATTTGAAGGTCTTGCTGAGCATATGAGTGGTCCGATTATCTATAGTATCTCTGAAGATGCTGTAGCGGCTGCAAAAGTGTTGAACGACTTTGCTAAAGCAAATGACAAGTTGGTTCTAACTGCTGGTTGTTACGATGGTAATGTACTAGATAAAGCAGGTGTACAAGCTCTTGCCTCTATCCCAAGTCGCGAAGAATTACTTGCTCGCTTGTTGGGTGTTATGCAAGCCCCTGTTTCTGGCTTTGCTCGTGCATTGGCTGCTTTGGCAGCACAAAAAGGCGAAACTGAATCAGTTTAATTTTAAATAAACTGAGTTTTGCTTAACGATTTTGAATTTGGAGTGATTTACAAATGGCAATTACTAAAGACGATATCCTTGAAGCCGTAGGCGCAATGTCTGTGATGGAATTAAATGACCTTGTTAAGGCATTTGAAGAAAAATTCGGTGTTTCAGCTGCTGCAATGGCAGTTGCTGCTCCAGCTGCTGGCGGTGCTGCTGCTGCTGAAGAAAAAACTGAATTTGACGTTGTGCTAACTGCAGCAGGCGACAACAAGGTTAACGTAATTAAAGTAGTTCGTGCTATTACTGGCCTAGGCTTGAAAGAAGCTAAAGACCTAGTTGATGGCGCACCTAAGACAGTTAAAGAAGGTGCATCTAAAGCTGATGCTGAAGCTATCAAGAAACAACTTGAAGAAGCAGGCGCTAAAGCTGAGATCAAGTAATCTACTTGAACGTAGCAAATCAGGCTGGCGGGAAACCGTCGGCCTTGTTTGCTTTGTACTTTTTGGTTGTGCAGTTACCAAACAACAGCCTAATTTGTCGGCCGAACAAGTAAGCTGTTCTTTGCTTTCTGCGGCATTTACCTCCTTGGAGTCTCTATGAGTTACTCTTTTACAGAGAAAAAGCGCATCCGTAAGAGTTTTGCGAAGCGTGCGAGTGTTTTAGAAGTTCCTTTTTTGCTTGCTACGCAAATTCAGTCGTACACTGCATTCTTGCAGGCGGATCAAAATCCTGAAAATAGAAAATCTGAAGGTCTGCAAGCAGCTTTCAATTCGATCTTCCCAATTGCTAGCCATACTGGTAATGCAAGATTAGAATTTGTTAGCTATACCTTAGGTACCCCTCCGTTTGATATGACTGAATGTCAACAGCGTGGTATTACCTATGCAGCACCACTACGGGCTCGTGTCAGACTAACTATCATGGACCGTGAGGCAAGCAAGCCGACTGTTAAAGAAGTAAAAGAGCAAGAAGTCTATATGGGTGAAATCCCTCTGATGACTCAAGCAGGTTCTTTTATTATTAATGGTACCGAGCGTGTGATCGTTTCTCAGTTACATCGTTCACCAGGTGTATTCTTCGAGCATGATAAAGGTAAGACACATAGCTCAGGTAAGCTATTGTTCTCTGCAAGAATTATTCCATATCGTGGCTCATGGCTAGATTTTGAGTTTGATGCGAAAGATCTTCTGTACTTCCGTATCGACCGTCGTCGTAAGATGCCTGTCACTATTTTACTTCGTGCACTTGGCTACAATAATGAGCAGATCTTGTCTGAGTTCTTCTCTTTCGATAAGGTATTTGTAAGTAGCTCAGAAGTAAAAATTGCGTTGGTGCCAGAGCGCTTAAAAGGCGAAGTTGCGAAGTTTGATATTAAAGATGCTTCAGGCAAAGTAATTGTTGCTAAAGACAAGCGTATCACTGCAAAACACATCAAAGATATTACAACAGCTGGTTTAACTGAGTTGTCAGTGCCAGATGAAATGGTTGTAGGGCGTGTGTTTGCACGTAATGTAATTGACCCATTGACCGGTGAAGTATTGGCGCTGGCAAATGAAGAAATTACAGAGTCATTGCTGAATAAGCTTCAGATTGCAGGTGTTAAAGAGCTGGATCTAATCTATACAAATGATTTGGATTACGGTGCATTTATTTCACAAACGATGCGCTTGGATGATACTGCAGATCTGAATGCTGCACGTATCGCTATTTATCGCATGATGCGACCAGGTGAACCGCCAACTGAAGATGCAGTAGAGACACTGTTCGCTCGTTTGTTCTTTGCTGAAGAAACATATGACTTATCTAAAGTAGGTCGTATGAAATTCAACCGTCGCATTGGCGTTGATGAAATTATTGGTGCAGGTACATTGTCAAATGAAGACATTGTAGCCGTCATTAAAATTCTTGTTGAATTACGTAACGGTCGCGGTGAAGTTGATGATATCGATCACCTTGGTAACCGTCGAGTCCGTTCTGTCGGTGAGTTGGCAGAAAATCAATTCCGTGCAGGTTTAGTACGTGTAGAACGTGCTGTGAAAGAGCGTTTATCACAAGCCGAATCAGAAAACTTGATGCCGCATGATTTGATCAATGCAAAGCCTGTTAGTGCTGCCATTAAAGAGTTTTTTGGGTCTTCGCAGTTGTCGCAGTTTATGGACCAAACGAACCCTCTTTCAGAGATTACTCACAAGCGTCGTGTTTCAGCACTTGGCCCTGGTGGTTTGACTCGTGAACGTGCTGGTTTTGAGGTTCGTGACGTTCATCCAACTCATTATGGTCGTGTGTGTCCGATTGAAACGCCTGAAGGTCCAAACATTGGTTTGATCAACTCTTTGGCGATCTATGCGCGCACGAACGAGTATGGTTTCTTAGAAACACCATACCGCAAAGTAGTTGATTGTAAAGTTACTGATCAAATTGAATATCTATCAGCCATTGAAGA
This Leeia speluncae DNA region includes the following protein-coding sequences:
- a CDS encoding Dyp-type peroxidase; this encodes MSKFQGAILAPIPAFARHLLWKIQDLAKVEFALDAIKEFIDGEKIAIGYGKKLVDLLGIENNQLKAFHPPVGAQRDIPSNEYDLWLWIRSAEIGELVHLQQLLESKLAGLFVLEDVVQCFKYKEGRDLTGYEDGTENPVDKDALNVAVGDMNDAYAVLQIWQHNLNRFHSFTPEEKDLLIGRRLKDNEEIEDAPDSAHVKRTAQESFEPEAFMVRRSMPWSDGCSSGLAFLSFEKNGMNAFESQFKRMLGLEDGVEDGLFRFSVPIKTSYFWIPEV
- a CDS encoding NADP(H)-dependent aldo-keto reductase codes for the protein MQYKQLGTTDVRVSLIGLGTMTWGEQNTLDDAHSQITFAKASGINLIDVAEMYPVPPKPETQGATEKIVGEYFAKFGDRQDWILATKATGPAQNPKQPGYVRNGELNFNLKNLSTAVEGSLKRLQTDYIDLYQLHWPDRKTNMFGQLGFKEEENNPGAVAIEETLYALSELVKSGKIRYVGVSNETPWGVAQFLKYADKFNLPRIVSIQNPYNLLNRSFEVGLSEFSYREQVGLLAYSPLAFGVLSGKYLDGQKPDGARLTLFERFSRYTNPQATAATAAYAAIAKQYGLSLTQMSLAFINQRPFVSSNLIGATNIDQLKENIESVHITLSEEILQAIEAVHTQHPNPAP
- the rfaD gene encoding ADP-glyceromanno-heptose 6-epimerase produces the protein MYVVTGAAGFIGSNLVKALNERGITNILAVDNLTKGDKYRNLVDCEIADFLDKEDFIQLVAEGELDGQLTMIFHQGACSDTMEHNGRYMMENNYRYTLNLFEFCQREEIPFIYASSAAVYGATEVFREEREFEGPLNVYGYSKFLFDQIIRQRIDTLTAPVVGLRYFNVYGPREQHKGRMASVAYHLYNQYWENGKIKLFEGCDGYANGSQMRDFISVEDVVKVNLHFMDHPEVAGIFNCGTGRAQSFNDVAVTVANTCRHAEGKSILSLEELVKEGILEYITFPDALKGKYQSFTEADTVLLREAGYEDDFLTVQEGTSRYVESRLKADGKA
- the rplK gene encoding 50S ribosomal protein L11, whose amino-acid sequence is MAKKIVGLIKLQVPAGKANPSPPIGPALGQRGLNIMEFCKAFNAATQGVEPGLPIPVVITAYADKSFTFVMKTPPATILIKKAIGLQKGSPKPHTDKVGKLTRAQAEEIAKTKMPDLTAADLDAAVRCIAGSARSMGVEMEG
- a CDS encoding porin, yielding MRKVIALAVAGVFVSPTVFADSGNVTIYGKIRMGVEFLNSDANTTTLNSTSHTSQTKISSFKSRIGFKGEEDLGNGLKTVWQAEGGINADDASMDTLSSSKKLNGNGLLATRDTFVGLSDAKLGTLKLGRITSPYDNVGSKFDGFIGSDRINGFFEQNNTDPDSSVTNGVYNFPINVKQNRKNNAIHYTSPNLNGFSGAVEYYLNENATSTSKAGKGISTRLSYSGNGLSIDWGFEQNKTGAPSVSGSANKETANLVSIAYDVLPELTLGGQLYKQQNNAASKVENKGYGLFANYKATPQVTLRAFYGQFTAKKNDGIEDTNDFKAKRLTLGAHYALSKRTLVFAEYLNDKINRKAVSASTGNTSARTISIGLSHDF
- the rfaE1 gene encoding D-glycero-beta-D-manno-heptose-7-phosphate kinase, whose product is MDLSLSTLKQRLTSAKVLVVGDVMLDRYWFGEVNRISPEAPVPVVKVESVEERPGGAANVAKNIAALGGQTGLLSVVGDDEPASALEKLLVADQIDAGLLRDASLVTTVKLRVIGRQQQLIRIDFETMPSHEVLAAKLADFEARLPNVDVVILSDYGKGGLTHIRKMIELARAAGKPVLVDPKGADWSRYEGATLITPNRSEFKEVAGGWSNEEELIQKANAVRERFNLEGLLVTRSEEGMTLFLEGATFHQPTFAREVFDVTGAGDTVIATLGLMLAAGESMQSSVEWANRAAGIVVGKLGTAVALPEELLPA
- the nusG gene encoding transcription termination/antitermination protein NusG — protein: MAMRWYVVHAYSGFEKSVQRALQEKINRSELLEKFGRILVPVEEVVEVKGGHKSITERKFFPGYVLVEMDMSDETWHLVKSTPKVTGFVGGSGNRPAPISQKEVDDILHQMQEGVEKPKPKILFEVGESVRVIDGPFTDFNGSVEEINYDKSKLRVSVLIFGRATPVELDFSQVEKL
- the tuf gene encoding elongation factor Tu; amino-acid sequence: MAKEKFTRTKPHVNVGTIGHVDHGKTTLTAAITTILSKKFGGEAKGYDQIDSAPEEKARGITINTAHVEYETETRHYAHVDCPGHADYVKNMITGAAQMDGAILVCSAADGPMPQTREHILLARQVGVPYIIVFLNKADMVDDAELLELVEMEVRELLSSYDFPGDDTPIVIGSAKLALEGDQGQYGEPAIHKLAEALDSYIPEPERAVDGTFLMPVEDVFSISGRGTVVTGRIERGIVKVGEEVEIVGLKATQKTTCTGVEMFRKLLDQGQAGDNVGVLLRGTKREDVERGQVLAKPASINPHTKFSAEVYVLSKDEGGRHTPFFNGYRPQFYFRTTDVTGAVELPEGTEMVMPGDNVSIKVALIAPIAMEDGLRFAIREGGRTVGAGVVAKIIE
- the secE gene encoding preprotein translocase subunit SecE — translated: MTTIDKSKLAASILLVAAGLVVFYSIHSLPGFARGGIVLVSVVAALVLMLTTEMGSSFKGYAADSLKEAKRVTWPTRKETLQMTGVVLLFVVVLAIFMSLVDWSLGKFFYSFLLNRG